TCCCATCGCGCCGATCTTCATACGAATTTGGTTGATAAAGACCACGGTCGTGTTCATCTTGTGCACTACGCCGGCTAGTTTGCGCAGAGCTTGGCTCATTAGACGAGCTTGCAAGCCTACGTGCTGATCGCCCATATCGCCCTCGATCTCGCTTTTTGGCGTTAGCGCCGCGACGCTATCAACTACGATCAGCTCGACCGCGCCGCTTCTAGCGAGGTTTTCTACGATCTCAAGCGCCTGCTCGCCAAAATCAGGCTGGCTGACGTAGAGATTTTCGGTATCTACGCCCAAATTTGCCGCGTATTTTACGTCTAGCGCGTGCTCGGCGTCGATAAAGGCGCACGTGGCTCCCGCTTTTTGCGCTTCGGCGATGATGTGTAGCGTCAGAGTCGTTTTACCCGAGCTCTCAGGCCCGTAAACCTCGATGATACGGCCCTTTGGGATACCGCCGATACCAAGGGCTAGGTCGAGACCCAGCGAGCCCGTGGAGATACTATCTATCGCCTCGACCTGTTTGTCGCCCAGGCGGATTAGCGTACCCTTACCAAATGCTTTGTCTATCTGCTTTAAAGCCGCGTCTAAGGCCTTTTTCTTGTCCGAATCGTTTGTCGGCGGGACTATCTTTTTCTCTTCTTTTTCTTTTGCCATCGGCTTCCTTAAATTTAAAATAATCGGGCTGATTTTATCAAATTTGAGATGAATTTTTGATTATTCGCGCAAATTTGAAACGGGTCTGGGCGCGGTCAAATTTAGCCTAAATTTACGCCTTTTTTAAAACATAAAGTAGCTCGCTAACGTGCGTCGGACGGCTGGCTAGATTTCTGCTGCCGCGAAAGGCATTGTATTTTTGCTCCAAAATTTGCACTTCGCCGAGCCCGGCTAAATTTTGGCTAAATTCCTCGCGCGCGATGAAGCCCTCGGAGTTAAACGAGATGAGCACGAATTTGGCTTTTAGCTTTGAGATTAGCTCGAAAAACGCCGGCGCGGCGGCTGATTTTTGATTAAAAACCGAGCGATTCCAGCCTCTAGCGATACCGGAAACCCGCGAGATTTCGCTCGGACGCTCGTAACTAGCGATCAAATTTAACATAAAGTAGTTCGAGCCGTAGGGGTGCTGATTATACGGCGGATCAAGATAGACCAGATCAAGTGGCGGAAGCTCGGCGGCAAGCTCATTTGCGTCTCGCCTTTGCACGTCAAATTCGACGTTAAAATTTGAAAAAACGGGCTTAAGCAAGCCGATATCGGCCGTGATGCGAGATAGCGCGTGCTTGCCGCGTCCGCCAAACTGCCCCAGGCCGTCTTTGTTTTTATGAAAGCCCTTAAAAATGCCGCTAGTGTTAGCGTGCACGCTGGCTGAATACAGCAACGGAGCGACGAAAAAAACGCGCAGCTCCTGCGGCACGAGCGAGTCGATCATCCGGCGCGCGGTGTCGATGTAGGCGGCGTTTTTCTTCGTGTAAAAGACGCGGTCAGTAGGCGAAATGTTTGCCTCGTCTTTTGGCGCGTAAAGCTCACAGATAAAGCCTTCCTGCAAATTTGCGCCGATCTGGCGAGTTAATTTTTCATGCCAAAAATCAAGCTCTTTTTTAAATTTTGCGTCCGCGTTTGCGAGGTAGCACTCGTTCGTGACGCAGCTATAAAGCTCCAGGTCGTTTGCGACGATGAAATTTGCGTGGGATTTAAAAAACCGCGACACGATGCCGCTACCGCTAAAAAGGTCGCAGCAGCTTAGTTTTTCTTTACCAAGCGCCTGTTTTGCGATATTTACACCTTGTTCGATAAAGCCTAAAAGCGAGCGTTTGTTGCCTAGATAAGTTAAAATTTGCTCTTTTAAATACGCCTGATTTTCCATATTTTTCTTTATAAATTCCGCATTTTTATGGCGATTGTAGCAAAAATTTACTATAATTTCGCAATTTAGCCGCGCGCGAAATTTAAAGCGGAGCAAAAAGGATTAAATTTGAAGATTTTTAAGCATATAAACGTCGCTCACTCGCCCGACGCCGACGATATTTTTATGTATAAGGCGATTGATTTTGGCTGGGTAAGCTCCAAAAATCTAAAATTTAGCGCCACCGCGCTTGATATCCAGACGCTAAACGACGAGGCGCTAAAAGGCACCTATGAAGCCACGGCGATCAGCTTCGCGCTATATCCTCTTATCTGCGACGAATACGCGCTTTTGCGCACGGCGGTGAGCTTCGGCGAGGGCTACGGCCCAAAGCTCGTCAAGAAAAAGGGCGCGGTTTTAAAGCGAAATTTCAAGGTCGCGCTCAGCGGCAAACACACAACAAATGCGCTGCTTTTTCGCATGGCATACCCTCAGGCGCGCATAGTTTATAAAAACTTTCTCGAGATCGAAGGCGCAGTTTTAAGCGGCGAGGTGGACGCGGGCGTGCTGATACACGAGAGTATTTTGGATTTTTCGGACGAGCTTTGCGTGGAGCACGAGATCTGGGATATCTGGAGCGAGCTAGCAGGCGAAAATTTGCCGTTGCCGCTAGGAGGCATGGCGGTTCGCCGTAGCCTGCCGATAACGGACGCTACCGAGTGCGAGCGCGTGCTAACCGAGGGCGTACGTATCGCCACCGCGCATAAGCCCTTTTTATCGCACATGCTGATGGAGCGAAATTTGATCCGCGTCGATAAAGAAAAGCTAAAAACCTACCTAAATCTCTACGCAAATGATAACTCCGTCTCGATGAACGAAACGCAGATAAAAGCGGTAAATAGGCTCTTTGCTCTCGGTTACGAGCGCGGATTTTACCCGCTGCCAATCAAGGCCGAAAACTACCTCGTGCCGACCGAGTACAACGATATAAGGTTTAGCTAATGCAATCAACGCTCATAGAACTCGGCATCGAAACCTTCAAGATCGCGCTATATCTGAGCTTTCCTATGCTGCTCGCGGGCCTGTCGGCGGGCCTTATCATCAGTATATTTCAGGCTACGACGCAGATAAACGAGATGACGCTAAGCTTCGTGCCAAAGATCATTTTAGTCGTCGTCGTGATTATATTTTTGATGCCGTGGATGGTCTCGATGATGGTTGATTTCACGACGCGCATGATAGAGTTTATACCGAATTTCGTGCAATGACGCAGCTTGTAGATTTTTCCAAATTTAGCTCGGTGCGAGTGGGCGGCGTGCACGAGGTGGCGGTGCTAGAAAGCGCAGAGGACGCGCTAAAGCAGGGATTTGCCGGACGAGTGATGATAGGCGGCGCGAACAACCTACTCATCTCGCCAAACCCGCAGCCGATGATGATGCTAGGCGGCGCGTTTGATTATATAAACTTAAGCGGCGACGTGCTTAGTATCGGCGCTGCGACGAAATCGGGCAAAATTTACAACTTCGCCAAAAAGCAGGGCATCGGCGGATTTGAGTTTTTACAAAATATCCCGGGTACGCTTGGCGGGCTAATCAAAATGAACGCGGGGCTTTGCGGCGTTAGCATCAGCGAAGATCTGCTAGCGGTGCGGCTAGGACGCGGCTGGGTAGAGCGTGAGAGGATAAGCTTTAGCTACCGAAAAAGCGGGATAGATGAGCCGATATTTGGCGCCGAGTTTAAAATCTCGCGCGAATTTGACGCGGCTCTTGCGGCGGACTTTGCCACTAAGCGCGCAAATCAGCCAAAAGGCGCTAGCTTTGGCAGCTGTTTTGTTAATCCGCCCGGAGACTACGCAGGCAGGCTGATCGAGGCCGTAGGGCTAAAAGGCTACGCGATAGGTGGGGCTAAATTTAGCGAACATCACGCGAATTTCATCATAAATTTTAACGCCGCGACCTTTGCGGACGTGACCGGGCTCATAAATTTGGCCCGCGAGCGCGTTTTGGAGCAGTTTGGCATCGAGCTAAAAACCGAGGTGGTAATACTATAAATAAGGGATAAACTACAAAAACAAACGAAAAAGCGGCAGCCCTGGCGCTGGGCACAGAGGCAAGTTTTGGATATTTTAATTCGGTTTTTGGATAAAACTTGAAGGACAAAAAGTAAATTTGACTCTAGACTTGAATGAAACTAGGTAAATTTGGTAAGCTCGTGAGCGATGCGGGATTTTAGCATTGCAAGCTTGTTGGAGCCAAATTTTGTTTTACGGTGCGCTCACGGCATAAATTTGACTTCTAAGCCTAAATTTTGCGTCGACCGCTAAACTCTAACCCATATAATAACCCGCCAAAGCCGCGGCAGCAACGACGATAGTAAGCGCAGCCGTTAGTTTATATAGCCCAATGGCTCCAGCGCAGCGACTTTTCATATCGCGGATTTTAGGCGGTTTGCTAGTTAAATTTAGCTCTAAAAGCACCGCGTCAAATTCGCTCTGCCCCAGCCTCTCGCCCGCAAAATCTCTAAAAATCAGCGTATCAAAATACAGCCTAACATGCAGATAAAATAACCCCGCAAAAACTGCTAAAAAGCCAGCAATTACGGCAAAATTTGCAAAAATGCAAAGGCAGACGGCCAGCTGAAGCAAATTTAAAAAGAAAAACAGCCTATGCGTCGCTAAAAATCTAGCCGTAACCAGTGCCAAAGCCCTATCGTTCGTCCTTTGGCAGCATTCGCGCTCCCCGTCTTGCGCCGCTTTTTTGCTTTGCCCCGCATTCGTCATTTTCCCTCCTCATTTTAGGCGTTTGGTTAAATTCCCGTTCGTTTTCGCCGAGAATTTTGCAATGCCGCTTGTTTCTAGCCTGCAGATTTTTTAAATTTGATCCCTCAAACAAACTTGCTTAAATTTCTGTGCCTATTTCGCGCTTAAATTTGCCGCACTTGCTTTTGCAAATTTAGCCCATCTTTAGTTGGTCCGCTTTCGAATTTGCGTGGGCTTCTGCGGCTAGCCGCGCTATCTGATCGCGTAGCGAGCTAGAGACGGCGATCTTTTCGCGGCGCGATTTTAGCAAATTTAGCGCGTCGTCAAAGCCAAAGCCCCTATAAATTACCATCCAAGCAAGCAGCACCGACGCGCTCCTGCCGTAGCCTAGCGCGCAGCACACTAGCACCTTTTTGCCATTTTGCTCAGCGGCTCGTTCGTTTGAGTTCGCGAGAGTTTGTCTCGCCTCGGCAACCTCTCGTTCGTTTGCCGCGCCGCTCGTTTGCAGGTTTGCCCGCGCGTCCGCTTTCTCGTCAAATTTCAAATTTCGCCCGTGCGCGTAGCCCGCCTTGGCGCCAAAATTTGGTCCTAGTTTCGCCGCCCTTTGCGGTAAATTTGCGCCGCTGCTAAAAGCCATTTTCACGAGTCGCTCAAGCTCGTCCGCGCCGCGCCTCAGCTCGTCTGCGCCGGGCGTTATCATATCTAGCATAGGTAGGCTCGCGTAAATTTGCGCGCTGCTAGGTCTCTCGAACTCGGCCGCGCAGTCTAGCACGGCGTCAAATTTGCCCGCCACCTTAACCGAGCCCAAATACAGCCCTGGCAAAATCTCGTCTGAAAGCCGGCGTCCGCGCAGCCAAAAGAGCGCATTTAACCGCGCGATGCAAAGATATGGAAAAAGTAAAGCTTTAGCCGCGAAAGCGTGACGGCCTTGCCCGTTTTTAGCAAAAACACCCGCGCCCAAAAGCGCGTAACCGCAAGCAACCAGCGCGAAACTAAGGCTCGCCCATGATAGCCACAGCATCCACGAGCTCCAAATTTTAGCTCCTAAAATCGCCGCAAAAAGCGTCAGAAATGCAAGCCCCAGATATAGAGCCGCCCACTTGTAGCGCGCAGTCACCGCAGTCATGGCAAATCTAAGCGGCTCGCCATCCGTCGGACGAACGAGCAATACGAAACAACCAGCGGCTAACCCCGTCGGAATGTCGATAAAATGGTGCTGATGCGTGGTTAGTACGCTAAGGCCGATGAGCGCGAACCACGCTACAAGCGCCGCCTTAAGCCAAACTGCGCGCGCCTTGCGAAGGTAAAATGCGCCCACCACGACGCAAAGTATGATGTGCAGCGACGGGGCTTGATTAAACGGGAGGTCAAAGGCGGCGAGGCTAGAGAACAAAAAGCCGCTAAAGCCCGAAACTGCAGGCTTTTCCCACGAAATTTGCAGAGGAAAAACGATAAAAAATAGCGTCGCGATAATCTGCGCGGCGAGCAGCTGCATAACGTAACGCGCGAGCTCCCCGGCGTCACGGCAGAGGAAAAATCCAAGCGCGTAGAGCAAATTTAGAGACCAATACGGCACGATACTCCACGCCCAAAACGGCACCGCGCGCTCCCACGCAAAATAAATCTCGGGCACGTTCGCGCGAGCGCTCGCGAGGGCGTT
The DNA window shown above is from Campylobacter showae CSUNSWCD and carries:
- a CDS encoding UDP-N-acetylmuramate dehydrogenase codes for the protein MTQLVDFSKFSSVRVGGVHEVAVLESAEDALKQGFAGRVMIGGANNLLISPNPQPMMMLGGAFDYINLSGDVLSIGAATKSGKIYNFAKKQGIGGFEFLQNIPGTLGGLIKMNAGLCGVSISEDLLAVRLGRGWVERERISFSYRKSGIDEPIFGAEFKISREFDAALAADFATKRANQPKGASFGSCFVNPPGDYAGRLIEAVGLKGYAIGGAKFSEHHANFIINFNAATFADVTGLINLARERVLEQFGIELKTEVVIL
- a CDS encoding menaquinone biosynthesis family protein, which produces MFKHINVAHSPDADDIFMYKAIDFGWVSSKNLKFSATALDIQTLNDEALKGTYEATAISFALYPLICDEYALLRTAVSFGEGYGPKLVKKKGAVLKRNFKVALSGKHTTNALLFRMAYPQARIVYKNFLEIEGAVLSGEVDAGVLIHESILDFSDELCVEHEIWDIWSELAGENLPLPLGGMAVRRSLPITDATECERVLTEGVRIATAHKPFLSHMLMERNLIRVDKEKLKTYLNLYANDNSVSMNETQIKAVNRLFALGYERGFYPLPIKAENYLVPTEYNDIRFS
- a CDS encoding DNA adenine methylase, which gives rise to MENQAYLKEQILTYLGNKRSLLGFIEQGVNIAKQALGKEKLSCCDLFSGSGIVSRFFKSHANFIVANDLELYSCVTNECYLANADAKFKKELDFWHEKLTRQIGANLQEGFICELYAPKDEANISPTDRVFYTKKNAAYIDTARRMIDSLVPQELRVFFVAPLLYSASVHANTSGIFKGFHKNKDGLGQFGGRGKHALSRITADIGLLKPVFSNFNVEFDVQRRDANELAAELPPLDLVYLDPPYNQHPYGSNYFMLNLIASYERPSEISRVSGIARGWNRSVFNQKSAAAPAFFELISKLKAKFVLISFNSEGFIAREEFSQNLAGLGEVQILEQKYNAFRGSRNLASRPTHVSELLYVLKKA
- a CDS encoding phosphatase PAP2/dual specificity phosphatase family protein, which codes for MKTKLFLSQLAALVVVAAIFYASYGATNALASARANVPEIYFAWERAVPFWAWSIVPYWSLNLLYALGFFLCRDAGELARYVMQLLAAQIIATLFFIVFPLQISWEKPAVSGFSGFLFSSLAAFDLPFNQAPSLHIILCVVVGAFYLRKARAVWLKAALVAWFALIGLSVLTTHQHHFIDIPTGLAAGCFVLLVRPTDGEPLRFAMTAVTARYKWAALYLGLAFLTLFAAILGAKIWSSWMLWLSWASLSFALVACGYALLGAGVFAKNGQGRHAFAAKALLFPYLCIARLNALFWLRGRRLSDEILPGLYLGSVKVAGKFDAVLDCAAEFERPSSAQIYASLPMLDMITPGADELRRGADELERLVKMAFSSGANLPQRAAKLGPNFGAKAGYAHGRNLKFDEKADARANLQTSGAANEREVAEARQTLANSNERAAEQNGKKVLVCCALGYGRSASVLLAWMVIYRGFGFDDALNLLKSRREKIAVSSSLRDQIARLAAEAHANSKADQLKMG
- the recA gene encoding recombinase RecA, encoding MAKEKEEKKIVPPTNDSDKKKALDAALKQIDKAFGKGTLIRLGDKQVEAIDSISTGSLGLDLALGIGGIPKGRIIEVYGPESSGKTTLTLHIIAEAQKAGATCAFIDAEHALDVKYAANLGVDTENLYVSQPDFGEQALEIVENLARSGAVELIVVDSVAALTPKSEIEGDMGDQHVGLQARLMSQALRKLAGVVHKMNTTVVFINQIRMKIGAMGYGTPETTTGGNALKFYASVRLDVRKIATLKQNEEPIGNRTKVKVVKNKVAPPFKTAEFDIMFGEGISRDGEIIDYGVKLDIIDKSGAWFSYKAAKIGQGRENAKAYLKEHPEISDEIVATIKSSIGLDKLISGAGGKDSDDESESIEENTEE
- the fliQ gene encoding flagellar biosynthesis protein FliQ gives rise to the protein MQSTLIELGIETFKIALYLSFPMLLAGLSAGLIISIFQATTQINEMTLSFVPKIILVVVVIIFLMPWMVSMMVDFTTRMIEFIPNFVQ